The following coding sequences are from one Planctomonas sp. JC2975 window:
- a CDS encoding ribokinase, with protein MAYGGSGIGTKANDSEAPRVVVVGSINTDLVVTAERIVAPGETIAGTGFETGQGGKGANQASAAAAAGAAAGTRVAMVGCVGDDANGRYAVATLRAGGVDVSHIGTADAPTGVALIQVASDGENAITVVAGANARLSAEAVDAAFADIDASLRPAAGVPDDGRMDSERDVDASPDAGRHDAAGAPVLVLCLEIPVETVTYAAVSARARGWTVVLNPAPAPQEPLPRALLDALDVLVPNEQEAAALGRSGAMSVPAGCAVVVTRGAAGAVLFRQRDDLVVPAPSVHAADTTGAGDAFIGVLAVSLAEGRDLAEAVRRAVAGGAIATLKAGARGSLPTASAIDEVLQRR; from the coding sequence GTGGCATACGGAGGATCCGGCATCGGAACGAAGGCGAACGACTCGGAGGCGCCGCGCGTCGTCGTCGTCGGGTCGATCAACACCGATCTGGTGGTCACCGCCGAGCGCATCGTCGCTCCTGGCGAGACGATCGCGGGCACCGGATTCGAGACCGGGCAGGGTGGCAAGGGAGCGAATCAGGCATCCGCTGCTGCCGCCGCCGGTGCTGCGGCCGGCACTCGAGTGGCGATGGTGGGATGCGTCGGCGACGATGCGAATGGTCGCTACGCTGTCGCCACCCTGCGTGCCGGTGGCGTTGACGTGTCGCATATCGGGACAGCGGATGCTCCGACCGGCGTCGCCCTCATCCAGGTCGCCTCCGACGGCGAGAACGCCATCACCGTGGTGGCCGGCGCGAATGCGCGCCTCTCGGCGGAGGCCGTGGACGCCGCGTTCGCCGACATCGATGCTTCGCTCCGACCGGCAGCGGGCGTGCCGGACGACGGTCGCATGGACAGTGAACGTGACGTAGACGCGAGTCCTGATGCCGGTCGTCACGATGCAGCAGGCGCTCCGGTCCTCGTGCTCTGCCTCGAGATACCCGTCGAGACCGTGACGTACGCCGCGGTGTCCGCACGTGCGCGGGGCTGGACGGTCGTGCTGAATCCGGCGCCGGCGCCGCAGGAACCGCTTCCGCGCGCGCTTCTCGACGCGCTCGACGTGCTCGTTCCGAACGAACAGGAGGCCGCAGCGTTGGGCCGCAGCGGGGCGATGTCCGTTCCGGCGGGGTGCGCCGTGGTCGTGACACGAGGCGCGGCGGGCGCTGTTCTGTTCCGACAGCGCGACGACCTCGTGGTGCCTGCTCCCTCGGTGCATGCAGCGGACACCACGGGCGCGGGGGACGCGTTCATCGGGGTACTGGCGGTATCCCTCGCCGAAGGCCGGGACCTCGCCGAAGCGGTGCGAAGGGCCGTTGCCGGCGGGGCGATCGCGACGCTGAAGGCGGGCGCGCGCGGGTCGCTGCCCACGGCATCCGCGATCGACGAGGTGCTGCAGCGCCGCTGA
- a CDS encoding TetR/AcrR family transcriptional regulator — MGRRTRATPTDGRATDGRATDGRASEGRSMPKVSDEHREARRQQILDAAVRSFLRRGFKESSMSDIIAESGLSAGAIYGHFSGKGEIVAAVTDRVLEAGPEALRNARDPHGVPLHPLDALNGLLDAIVEQVGGTTMPLQVWGQAAVDPELRQSFQRVFPQLMSAIAEQYALWLREVRGMSDAAAATRATELAPLLIGLLQGAVVQGTLIDGFDRPGYFALARPLFDEA; from the coding sequence ATGGGACGACGAACAAGGGCGACCCCGACGGACGGGCGAGCGACGGACGGGCGAGCGACGGATGGACGGGCGAGTGAGGGGCGATCGATGCCGAAGGTGAGCGATGAGCACCGTGAGGCGCGCCGTCAGCAGATTCTCGATGCCGCAGTGCGGAGCTTCCTCCGACGGGGCTTCAAGGAGAGCTCGATGAGCGACATCATCGCCGAGTCGGGGCTCTCCGCCGGTGCGATCTACGGCCACTTCTCCGGCAAGGGCGAGATCGTCGCCGCCGTCACCGACAGAGTGCTCGAGGCAGGGCCGGAGGCTCTGCGGAACGCGCGCGACCCGCACGGTGTGCCGTTGCATCCGCTCGATGCGTTGAACGGCCTGCTCGATGCGATCGTGGAGCAAGTCGGTGGCACGACGATGCCACTGCAGGTGTGGGGCCAGGCGGCCGTCGATCCCGAGCTGCGGCAGTCGTTCCAGAGGGTCTTCCCCCAGCTGATGTCTGCCATCGCGGAGCAGTACGCGCTGTGGCTGCGCGAGGTGCGCGGCATGTCGGACGCCGCTGCCGCGACCCGCGCAACCGAACTCGCCCCGTTGCTGATCGGACTCCTACAGGGCGCGGTCGTGCAGGGCACGCTGATCGACGGATTCGACCGACCCGGATACTTCGCACTTGCGCGTCCGCTGTTCGACGAGGCCTGA
- a CDS encoding glycosyltransferase family 39 protein — protein MTATLAAPSFRHGDRTLPRFAWLPVFTAMGTLLLLLGAPADVYGFHRDELYFRMLPPAWGYVDQPPLTPLIAHATLVLGDQPWSMHVPAILFAVASVLIVALIAREVGGGLLAQGLAAWGYAFGAVTLIMGHALFTASLDLIVWPLVMLFVIRVFTREQPWWWVFAGLVVGLSMYNKLLIAMLLVGIAIGMLVLGPRKALASWWPYAGLGVALVVGAPNLVYQVLHGWPQLQMGAALAAEKSGDVRPLLVPFILIELGPFLVPIWIAGIVALLRRKEWRLLRWIPIVLLVVLALVFLAGSQVYYGYGLLATVFAIGCVPTADWARGHGGRLALVIAGIVVSSLGSILLSLPILPVQVEAKTPIGAIDQAIRDQVGWPQYADEVDRVVHGLASDGRTAIITSNYGEAGALERYLPAGSPGVYSGHNALATLAPPPDSTDRVVFVGAEYPRAEQYFDHCAVAGHLDDLVGMDNEEQGQPIAVCTGPTVSMRELMSKLAHLG, from the coding sequence ATGACGGCGACGCTCGCCGCACCATCCTTCCGGCACGGCGATCGCACGCTGCCGCGGTTCGCCTGGCTGCCCGTGTTCACCGCGATGGGCACGCTGCTGCTCTTGCTCGGCGCTCCCGCCGACGTGTACGGCTTCCACCGCGACGAGCTGTACTTCCGCATGCTGCCGCCCGCGTGGGGATACGTCGACCAGCCGCCGCTCACGCCATTGATCGCGCACGCCACCCTTGTGCTGGGCGACCAGCCGTGGTCGATGCATGTGCCGGCGATCCTGTTCGCCGTGGCATCCGTCCTGATCGTGGCGCTCATCGCGCGCGAAGTGGGCGGTGGCCTGCTCGCGCAGGGGCTCGCCGCGTGGGGGTACGCGTTCGGCGCGGTGACCCTGATCATGGGTCACGCGCTGTTCACGGCATCCCTCGATCTCATCGTCTGGCCGCTCGTGATGCTGTTTGTCATCCGGGTCTTCACTCGCGAACAGCCGTGGTGGTGGGTCTTCGCCGGGCTCGTCGTCGGCCTCAGCATGTACAACAAGCTGCTGATCGCCATGCTGCTCGTCGGCATTGCGATCGGGATGCTCGTGCTCGGCCCCCGCAAAGCGCTGGCGTCCTGGTGGCCGTACGCCGGCCTCGGCGTCGCGCTCGTGGTTGGCGCACCCAACCTCGTCTACCAGGTGCTGCACGGATGGCCGCAGCTCCAAATGGGCGCGGCGCTCGCCGCGGAGAAGAGCGGTGACGTGCGCCCGCTGCTGGTGCCGTTCATCCTCATCGAGCTGGGACCGTTCCTGGTGCCGATCTGGATCGCCGGCATCGTCGCGCTCCTCCGCCGAAAGGAGTGGCGGCTGCTGCGCTGGATCCCGATCGTTCTCCTGGTGGTCTTGGCGCTGGTCTTCCTCGCTGGATCGCAGGTCTACTACGGCTACGGACTCCTCGCGACCGTGTTCGCGATCGGATGCGTCCCCACCGCCGACTGGGCGCGCGGGCATGGCGGCCGGCTCGCGCTGGTGATCGCGGGCATCGTCGTCAGCTCGTTGGGGAGCATCCTGTTGTCGCTTCCGATCCTGCCGGTCCAGGTCGAGGCGAAGACGCCGATCGGCGCGATCGACCAGGCGATCCGGGACCAGGTCGGATGGCCGCAGTACGCCGACGAGGTGGATCGCGTCGTGCACGGGCTCGCATCCGACGGCCGTACCGCCATCATCACCTCGAACTACGGCGAGGCGGGCGCCCTGGAGCGGTACCTCCCCGCCGGGTCGCCAGGCGTCTACAGCGGACACAACGCCCTCGCCACGCTCGCGCCGCCACCCGATTCGACGGATCGGGTGGTGTTCGTCGGTGCGGAGTATCCGCGCGCGGAGCAGTATTTCGACCACTGCGCGGTCGCCGGCCACCTGGACGACCTCGTGGGCATGGACAACGAAGAACAAGGTCAACCCATCGCCGTCTGCACGGGGCCGACCGTGAGCATGCGTGAGCTCATGTCGAAGCTCGCCCACCTCGGCTGA
- a CDS encoding CPBP family intramembrane glutamic endopeptidase: MRVAARWWIGVLSWLAYVVVILVVGEISGVPYTSIADNPSTIWRGADLFLVCGAVLLVVIASVLGWWRPALFEKSTSRHKWPIIAPALMAFSALLTLAVGVDWSRIDFAYFFPLLLLGIMVGFNEEFVTRGLLLVGLRASLREPWVWFITSALFGMMHAGNVLFGAPVGGTMQQVGLAFLGGTAFYIVRRVTGSLIWAMALHGLWDFATFATGHAPGVFVFGSFIGIAAEVLALVFVFFTFRSTADAIPPVPETASAAR; this comes from the coding sequence ATGCGCGTTGCTGCTCGCTGGTGGATCGGGGTGCTCAGCTGGCTCGCCTACGTGGTCGTGATCCTCGTGGTCGGGGAGATCTCAGGCGTGCCGTACACGTCGATCGCGGACAATCCATCCACCATCTGGCGGGGCGCGGACCTCTTCCTCGTCTGCGGAGCCGTGCTGCTGGTCGTCATCGCGAGTGTCCTGGGCTGGTGGCGTCCTGCGTTGTTCGAGAAGTCCACCTCGAGGCACAAGTGGCCCATCATCGCTCCGGCCCTGATGGCGTTCTCGGCACTGCTCACACTCGCCGTCGGCGTCGACTGGAGCCGGATCGACTTCGCCTACTTCTTCCCACTCCTCCTCCTCGGCATCATGGTGGGCTTCAACGAGGAGTTCGTGACGCGCGGCCTTCTGCTCGTCGGTCTGCGGGCGAGTCTGCGTGAGCCGTGGGTGTGGTTCATCACGAGCGCACTGTTCGGGATGATGCACGCCGGCAACGTGCTGTTCGGAGCGCCCGTTGGCGGCACGATGCAACAGGTCGGGCTCGCGTTCCTGGGCGGCACGGCGTTCTACATCGTGCGCCGTGTGACAGGCAGCCTGATCTGGGCGATGGCGCTGCACGGCCTGTGGGACTTTGCGACCTTCGCCACCGGCCACGCGCCGGGAGTCTTCGTCTTCGGCTCGTTCATCGGCATCGCGGCCGAGGTGCTCGCACTGGTCTTCGTGTTCTTCACCTTCCGCAGCACCGCGGATGCCATTCCTCCCGTCCCCGAGACAGCAAGCGCCGCTCGCTGA
- a CDS encoding alkaline phosphatase family protein — MPFDRQQHTFPTKGSRMPTVFGRRAVRFAAIPVALAAIATTVALAAPASANQPDQSGNTKTPIKHLVVLFDENISFDHYFGTYPNAANTDGTPFTAAANTPSANTMQKAGLIASNPNAYTPQRLTPDEAVTCDQNHGYGPEQKAENNGAMDQFVQNTSKDTCTGMYGSPGLAMDYYDGNTVTGLWNYAQNYAMSDNSWDTVFGPSTPGALNLISGQTHGVTSIDSKTGQKTATPDAYTVASPDANGVGTVINDPDPAYDDCADNNHTSTNALGSMSGKNIGDLLNAKNVTWGWFQGGFTPTTTWNGQSGSYAVCGATSTNVAGASSVDYSPHHNPFAYYKSTSNPHHLAPSSDKMIGHTDQANHQYDLTSFDTALKQNNLPAVSFLKAPEAQDGHAAYSDPLDEQKFLVNEINAIQKSPSWKSTAIVINYDDSDGWYDHVAPTILNGSKDAANDSAICTTATASAAGGYADRCGPSQRLPMLVISPFSKQNYIDHTATEQTSITKFIEQNWSTGQIGDSSFDARAGSLDGFFDFAHPQQRAVLLGSDGSVAKIVPVHVTGGDDNGNGNGNGNGNGNGNGNGNGNGNGNGNGNQGGGSGHPGVSIIDAVKWIIQQVGSWLSRLF; from the coding sequence ATGCCTTTCGACCGACAGCAGCACACCTTCCCGACGAAAGGATCACGAATGCCGACGGTGTTCGGGCGACGCGCTGTGCGCTTCGCTGCCATCCCGGTCGCGCTCGCCGCGATCGCGACGACGGTAGCCCTTGCGGCTCCGGCGTCCGCCAATCAGCCGGACCAGTCCGGAAACACGAAGACGCCGATCAAGCACCTCGTCGTGCTGTTCGACGAGAACATCTCGTTCGACCACTACTTCGGCACCTACCCGAACGCGGCGAACACCGACGGCACCCCGTTCACGGCCGCCGCGAACACGCCTTCCGCCAACACCATGCAGAAGGCCGGCCTCATCGCGTCGAACCCGAACGCGTACACGCCGCAGCGTCTCACGCCCGACGAGGCGGTCACGTGCGACCAGAACCACGGTTACGGCCCTGAGCAGAAGGCCGAGAACAACGGTGCGATGGACCAGTTCGTGCAGAACACGAGCAAGGACACCTGCACCGGCATGTACGGCAGCCCCGGCCTCGCCATGGACTACTACGACGGCAACACCGTCACCGGTCTGTGGAACTACGCCCAGAACTACGCCATGAGCGACAACTCCTGGGACACCGTGTTCGGCCCCTCGACGCCCGGCGCCCTGAACCTGATCTCGGGTCAGACGCACGGCGTCACGTCGATCGACTCGAAGACGGGTCAGAAGACGGCGACTCCTGATGCCTACACCGTCGCGTCGCCCGATGCGAACGGGGTCGGCACGGTGATCAACGACCCCGACCCGGCCTACGACGACTGTGCGGACAACAACCACACGTCGACCAACGCGCTGGGATCCATGTCGGGTAAGAACATCGGCGACCTGCTGAACGCGAAGAACGTGACGTGGGGCTGGTTCCAGGGCGGATTCACGCCGACCACCACGTGGAACGGACAGTCGGGCTCCTACGCCGTGTGCGGTGCGACGTCGACGAACGTCGCCGGTGCGTCATCCGTGGACTACTCGCCGCACCACAACCCGTTCGCGTACTACAAGTCGACGTCGAACCCGCACCACCTCGCGCCGTCGAGCGACAAGATGATCGGGCACACCGACCAGGCCAACCACCAGTACGACCTGACGTCCTTCGACACGGCCCTCAAGCAGAACAACCTGCCTGCGGTGTCGTTCCTCAAGGCGCCGGAGGCTCAGGACGGCCACGCTGCGTACTCCGACCCGCTGGATGAGCAGAAGTTCCTCGTGAACGAGATCAACGCCATCCAGAAGTCGCCGTCGTGGAAGAGCACGGCCATCGTCATCAACTACGACGACTCCGACGGATGGTACGACCACGTTGCCCCGACGATCCTGAACGGATCGAAGGATGCCGCGAACGACTCCGCCATCTGCACCACCGCCACGGCTTCCGCGGCCGGCGGCTATGCGGACCGTTGCGGACCCAGCCAGCGCCTTCCGATGCTGGTGATCTCGCCCTTCTCGAAGCAGAACTACATCGACCACACCGCGACCGAGCAGACGTCGATCACGAAGTTCATCGAGCAGAACTGGTCGACCGGCCAGATCGGCGACTCGTCGTTCGATGCCCGTGCCGGATCGCTGGACGGGTTCTTCGACTTCGCCCACCCGCAGCAGCGGGCCGTGCTCCTCGGGTCGGACGGATCCGTCGCGAAGATCGTGCCGGTGCACGTCACTGGCGGAGATGACAACGGGAACGGCAACGGGAACGGAAACGGAAACGGGAACGGAAACGGAAACGGAAACGGAAACGGGAACGGAAACGGGAACGGAAACCAGGGCGGTGGCTCGGGGCATCCCGGCGTCTCGATCATCGACGCCGTCAAGTGGATCATCCAGCAGGTCGGCAGCTGGCTGAGCCGACTGTTCTGA
- the efeB gene encoding iron uptake transporter deferrochelatase/peroxidase subunit: protein MDSGATGASSGATRRGFLHGLVGAGIAAPLAAVAAAPAAAAAATSSGSSSTASYAFHGAHQAGILTPSQRNAAFVSFDVTAADRSELTAMMRELTDRVRFLTGGGTPQDVGISAPPSDSGVLGPEVPSDGLTVTASIGASLFDDRFGLAAHKPYRLRTMEDFPNDDLDRATCDGDLLLQLCAHNPDTVTHALRDIARATRGAMQVRWRKDGFVSPPRPSGTQRNLLGFKDGTAHPALDSSKAPDELVWTHAGAKEPSWVEGGSYQVVRIIRMLVEFWDRVSLHEQENMIGRRRDSGAPLTGSHEFDDPRYETDPTGDVIQMDAHIRLANNRSPEQKKQQMLRRGYNYDSGVDVNGNLDNGLIFNCFNQDLERQFVTVQKRLVDEPLVDYISPTGGGYFFALPGVRHQADWFASGLLA, encoded by the coding sequence GTGGACTCCGGCGCGACAGGAGCGAGCAGCGGTGCCACCCGCCGCGGGTTCCTGCACGGACTGGTCGGGGCGGGCATCGCGGCTCCGCTGGCCGCCGTCGCTGCCGCACCGGCCGCCGCGGCGGCTGCGACCTCGAGCGGATCGTCCTCGACCGCGTCCTACGCGTTCCACGGCGCCCACCAGGCGGGGATCCTCACGCCGAGCCAGCGCAACGCCGCCTTCGTCTCCTTCGACGTGACCGCCGCCGACCGTTCCGAGCTCACCGCGATGATGCGAGAGCTCACAGATCGCGTGCGCTTCCTCACCGGGGGCGGCACGCCGCAGGATGTGGGGATCTCGGCACCGCCGTCGGACTCGGGTGTGCTCGGTCCCGAGGTCCCATCGGATGGCCTCACGGTGACGGCATCCATCGGCGCGTCCCTGTTCGACGACAGATTCGGGCTCGCTGCGCACAAGCCGTACCGCCTGCGCACCATGGAGGACTTCCCGAACGACGACCTCGACCGGGCGACCTGCGACGGCGACCTGCTGCTGCAGCTCTGCGCGCACAATCCGGACACCGTGACGCACGCGCTCCGCGACATCGCTCGCGCCACGCGCGGCGCCATGCAGGTGCGCTGGCGCAAGGACGGGTTCGTCTCCCCGCCGCGGCCGTCGGGCACCCAGCGCAACCTGCTCGGGTTCAAGGACGGCACGGCGCATCCGGCGCTCGACAGCTCCAAGGCGCCAGACGAACTGGTGTGGACGCACGCCGGTGCGAAGGAACCGAGCTGGGTCGAGGGTGGTTCGTATCAGGTGGTGCGGATCATCCGCATGCTCGTGGAGTTCTGGGATCGCGTCTCGCTGCACGAGCAGGAGAACATGATCGGCCGCCGCAGGGACTCCGGAGCGCCGCTCACCGGCAGCCACGAGTTCGACGACCCGCGCTACGAGACGGACCCGACGGGAGACGTCATCCAGATGGATGCGCACATCCGCCTGGCGAACAACCGCTCGCCCGAGCAGAAGAAGCAGCAGATGCTGCGCCGCGGATACAACTACGACTCCGGGGTCGACGTGAACGGCAACCTCGACAACGGCCTGATCTTCAACTGCTTCAACCAGGATCTCGAGCGCCAGTTCGTGACTGTGCAGAAGCGGCTCGTCGACGAGCCGCTCGTCGATTACATCTCGCCGACCGGCGGCGGCTACTTCTTCGCGCTGCCGGGCGTGCGTCACCAAGCCGACTGGTTCGCCAGCGGGCTGTTGGCCTGA
- a CDS encoding EfeM/EfeO family lipoprotein, which translates to MTTRRVVRAAAKYGVLAGALAVVIAAGVIVTVATRSGSGAGEHPKAYTVTAAISGCGTGWSDAKAGTQTFDVKNTSIAGMEVYLQAASSKSVYLDLEALGAGTTTRANVTIGAGEYRFICLPADEDPIAGPVVSVTGDVHVANATPGIVPVTQNDLIPASKQYGAWIESRLPTLEADAQALSSDVAAGDLGKARADWLTAHLEYESLGAAYGAFGDADTAINGMPASGRTALGDPDLTGFHKIEALLYSGAPAPEIAPLATQLVADIDHLRTDFPHARIEPLDIGLRAHEILENALQFELTGKTDAGSHTNLATVDANLTGTVQALEPLRGILKSRYPDLAETDAAIAASKKLVESFRAPDGSWMPLQSLSTTQREDVDAQIDKTIELLAPIAAICDVRRSAS; encoded by the coding sequence GTGACGACGAGGCGAGTGGTGCGGGCAGCAGCGAAGTACGGGGTGCTGGCGGGTGCGCTTGCTGTGGTCATCGCCGCGGGCGTCATCGTGACGGTGGCCACCAGGAGCGGGTCGGGCGCCGGCGAGCATCCAAAGGCCTACACGGTCACTGCGGCCATCTCGGGCTGCGGAACGGGCTGGTCGGACGCGAAGGCCGGCACGCAGACGTTCGACGTGAAGAACACCTCGATCGCGGGCATGGAGGTCTACCTGCAGGCGGCCTCCAGCAAGTCCGTCTACCTCGACCTGGAAGCGCTCGGCGCAGGGACCACGACCCGCGCCAACGTCACCATCGGCGCGGGCGAGTACCGGTTCATCTGTCTTCCGGCCGACGAGGATCCGATCGCCGGACCCGTCGTCTCGGTGACCGGCGATGTGCACGTGGCGAACGCCACGCCCGGCATCGTGCCGGTGACCCAGAACGATCTCATCCCAGCCTCGAAGCAGTACGGCGCTTGGATCGAGAGCCGTCTCCCAACGCTCGAGGCCGACGCCCAGGCGCTCAGCAGTGATGTGGCTGCCGGCGACCTCGGCAAGGCGCGTGCCGACTGGCTGACCGCGCACCTCGAGTACGAGTCGCTGGGCGCCGCGTACGGCGCATTCGGCGACGCGGACACCGCGATCAACGGAATGCCCGCCTCAGGGCGCACCGCGCTCGGGGATCCCGACCTGACCGGGTTCCACAAGATCGAGGCCCTGCTCTACTCGGGTGCCCCCGCACCGGAGATCGCACCACTCGCCACGCAGCTCGTCGCGGACATCGACCACTTGCGCACCGACTTCCCGCACGCGCGGATCGAGCCGCTCGACATCGGGTTGCGGGCCCATGAGATCTTGGAGAACGCCCTGCAGTTCGAACTCACCGGCAAGACCGATGCCGGCAGCCACACCAACCTCGCGACGGTCGACGCCAATCTCACCGGGACGGTGCAGGCGCTCGAGCCGTTGCGCGGCATCCTGAAGTCACGCTATCCGGACCTGGCCGAGACGGATGCTGCGATCGCCGCATCCAAGAAGCTCGTCGAGTCGTTCCGTGCTCCCGACGGATCGTGGATGCCGTTGCAGAGCCTGAGCACCACCCAGCGCGAAGACGTGGATGCCCAGATCGACAAGACCATCGAGCTCCTCGCCCCGATCGCCGCGATCTGCGACGTGCGGAGGTCGGCGTCGTGA
- a CDS encoding MarP family serine protease, giving the protein MEFPVDIVLALAAVAAIVVGWRRGALVTALSMVGLVVGLWIGLLLAAPVVGWVMPQGHGSTIARTILAAAVVLVCGSVLYGVASSVGVMLRGRIGHRGPLNNVDSAGGAVIGVVAWAAVVWLLAGFAQSSSIYPASQLASASRIVSVLDDIAPVPPSTALGALDDALAGAGLPEVFSGGETIPGVAAPDPSIPAAVQAESASVVKVDAVQASCSMESTGSGWVEAPGVIVTNAHVVAGASSVEVMAQDGRDYEATVVAFDPQRDVAVLRVPDLTSPALRTGGGLAAGDSAVVAGFPGGGPYTLGSARIRGELSAAGTDIYQHDAVVRDVYSLRGTVRPGNSGGPLFDDRGEVVGMVFARSTTDADTGYALTLSELEPVVASAGSTPVATGVCATE; this is encoded by the coding sequence GTGGAGTTCCCCGTCGATATCGTGCTCGCTCTCGCAGCGGTCGCCGCGATAGTCGTCGGATGGCGGCGCGGCGCGCTCGTGACGGCTCTGTCCATGGTGGGGCTCGTCGTCGGGCTGTGGATCGGCTTGCTGCTGGCCGCCCCGGTCGTCGGCTGGGTGATGCCGCAGGGACACGGCAGCACCATCGCGCGCACGATCCTCGCGGCGGCGGTCGTGCTGGTCTGCGGATCCGTGCTGTACGGCGTCGCATCCTCCGTCGGCGTCATGCTCCGCGGCCGGATCGGTCACCGCGGTCCTCTCAACAACGTCGACTCGGCGGGCGGGGCCGTGATCGGCGTCGTCGCCTGGGCCGCAGTCGTCTGGCTGCTGGCCGGGTTCGCGCAGTCGTCGTCCATCTACCCGGCGTCGCAACTGGCATCCGCATCGCGCATCGTCAGCGTGCTCGACGACATCGCACCGGTGCCGCCTTCGACGGCGTTGGGCGCCCTGGACGACGCACTCGCCGGCGCCGGACTTCCCGAGGTGTTCTCGGGCGGGGAGACGATCCCCGGCGTCGCTGCGCCCGACCCGAGCATCCCGGCGGCCGTGCAGGCCGAGTCGGCGAGCGTGGTGAAGGTGGATGCCGTCCAGGCCAGCTGCTCCATGGAGTCCACCGGAAGCGGGTGGGTGGAAGCGCCGGGCGTGATCGTGACGAACGCGCACGTCGTGGCCGGTGCGTCCTCCGTCGAGGTGATGGCCCAGGACGGTCGCGACTACGAGGCGACGGTGGTCGCGTTCGATCCGCAGCGCGATGTCGCCGTGCTGCGCGTTCCGGACCTGACATCCCCTGCCCTCCGCACGGGCGGAGGCCTGGCAGCAGGCGACTCGGCTGTGGTGGCCGGCTTCCCCGGCGGCGGACCGTACACGCTCGGGTCCGCCCGCATCCGCGGTGAGCTCAGTGCCGCCGGAACGGACATCTACCAGCACGACGCCGTCGTGCGCGACGTTTACTCGCTGCGCGGGACGGTGCGCCCCGGCAACTCGGGCGGTCCTCTCTTCGACGACCGGGGCGAGGTCGTCGGCATGGTGTTCGCGCGATCGACCACGGATGCCGACACCGGCTACGCTCTCACCCTCAGCGAGCTCGAGCCTGTTGTGGCCAGTGCAGGCAGCACGCCCGTCGCGACCGGAGTCTGCGCGACGGAGTGA